One part of the Chrysemys picta bellii isolate R12L10 chromosome 14, ASM1138683v2, whole genome shotgun sequence genome encodes these proteins:
- the CFAP263 gene encoding coiled-coil domain-containing protein 113 isoform X1 yields MADEDSESVRTAESQELAALPLPQLEALVQETSHALSIFKVETEMFEKYYNKMEPKDLVSHLLPDIHGSSLDLGQTRARRKSKSRAAADRFIGLTVEQKNDLAQRELDETKEEIQRTKGDSERIIQNYQAVMEEADIRWADIKKAMCNFNKDIIQTISKKKGSVIASEKVLRYLEEKNHYRDATKEKLRLKNDSLKVQKKKLQLQLKQKEEMGEALHEVDFQQLKIENAQFLEKIDERNRDLLQLKLTAGNTLQILNSYKRKLQNTTATSARLMKDISQRKEALEKMERETILVEEERAKAESVNKQLRQQLSDYRVPPVVKYVNQKMAIYDLENNIKIWERKVEIAEMSLQSYRRAWNKVKMVSNQLQLCLPL; encoded by the exons ATGGCGGACGAGGACTCGGAGAGCGTCCGCACCGCGGAgtcccaggagctcgcagccctgcccctgccccagctcgagGCCCTGGTGCAGGAGACCAG CCATGCCCTCTCCATTTTCAAAGTCGAGACAGAAATGTTTGAAAAATACTACAACAAGATGGAGCCAAAGGATCTGGTCAGCCATTTGTTGCCAGATATACACGGATCCTCGCTGGACCTGGGGCAG ACACGTGCCAGACGTAAATCTAAATCCCGCGCTGCAGCAGATCGTTTTATAGGCCTGACAGTGGAGCAGAAGAATGATCTAGCGCAGCGGGAGCTGGATGAGACAAAGGAAGAAATTCAGCGGACCAAGGGGGATTCTGAACGGATTATACAAAACTACCAG GCCGTCATGGAAGAAGCAGATATTCGGTGGGCTGATATTAAGAAAGCCATGTGCAACTTTAACAAAGACATTATCCAAACGATATCCAAGAAGAAAGGGAGTGTCATAGCTTCTGAGAAGGTGCTGAGATATCTTGAGGAGAAGAACCACTACAGG GATGCAACGAAAGAAAAATTGCGTTTGAAAAATGATTCTCTCAAAGTGCAGAAGAAAAAGTTGCAGCTGCAACTCAAGCAG AAGGAAGAGATGGGCGAGGCACTCCATGAGGTTGATTTCCAGCAGCTGAAGATTGAGAACGCTCAGTTTCTGGAGAAGATTGATGAGAGGAACCGGGACCTGCTACAGCTAAAACTGACAGCGGGAAACACTCTTCAAATCCTCAATTCCTACAAA AGAAAGCTGCAGAACACCACCGCAACATCCGCCCGCCTGATGAAAGATATCTCCCAGAGGAAGGAGGCGCTGGAGAAGATGGAAAGGGAAACCATCCTGGTGGAGGAG GAGCGAGCCAAAGCAGAGAGTGTGAATAAGCAGCTACGGCAGCAGCTCTCAGATTACAGAGTGCCTCCAGTGGTGAAGTATGTCAATCAGAAGATGGCCATCTATGACCTGGAAAACAATATTAAGATCTGGGAGAGGAAGGTGGAGATCGCCGAG ATGTCCTTGCAGAGCTACCGCAGAGCTTGGAACAAGGTCAAGATGGTCAGTAACCAGCTACAGCTTTGTCTCCCCCTGTAA
- the CFAP263 gene encoding coiled-coil domain-containing protein 113 isoform X2, with protein MVTPGSDGGRGLGERPHRGVPGARSPAPAPARGPGAGDQTRARRKSKSRAAADRFIGLTVEQKNDLAQRELDETKEEIQRTKGDSERIIQNYQAVMEEADIRWADIKKAMCNFNKDIIQTISKKKGSVIASEKVLRYLEEKNHYRDATKEKLRLKNDSLKVQKKKLQLQLKQKEEMGEALHEVDFQQLKIENAQFLEKIDERNRDLLQLKLTAGNTLQILNSYKRKLQNTTATSARLMKDISQRKEALEKMERETILVEEERAKAESVNKQLRQQLSDYRVPPVVKYVNQKMAIYDLENNIKIWERKVEIAEMSLQSYRRAWNKVKMVSNQLQLCLPL; from the exons ATGGTAACCCCGGGGAGCGATGGCGGACGAGGACTCGGAGAGCGTCCGCACCGCGGAgtcccaggagctcgcagccctgcccctgccccagctcgagGCCCTGGTGCAGGAGACCAG ACACGTGCCAGACGTAAATCTAAATCCCGCGCTGCAGCAGATCGTTTTATAGGCCTGACAGTGGAGCAGAAGAATGATCTAGCGCAGCGGGAGCTGGATGAGACAAAGGAAGAAATTCAGCGGACCAAGGGGGATTCTGAACGGATTATACAAAACTACCAG GCCGTCATGGAAGAAGCAGATATTCGGTGGGCTGATATTAAGAAAGCCATGTGCAACTTTAACAAAGACATTATCCAAACGATATCCAAGAAGAAAGGGAGTGTCATAGCTTCTGAGAAGGTGCTGAGATATCTTGAGGAGAAGAACCACTACAGG GATGCAACGAAAGAAAAATTGCGTTTGAAAAATGATTCTCTCAAAGTGCAGAAGAAAAAGTTGCAGCTGCAACTCAAGCAG AAGGAAGAGATGGGCGAGGCACTCCATGAGGTTGATTTCCAGCAGCTGAAGATTGAGAACGCTCAGTTTCTGGAGAAGATTGATGAGAGGAACCGGGACCTGCTACAGCTAAAACTGACAGCGGGAAACACTCTTCAAATCCTCAATTCCTACAAA AGAAAGCTGCAGAACACCACCGCAACATCCGCCCGCCTGATGAAAGATATCTCCCAGAGGAAGGAGGCGCTGGAGAAGATGGAAAGGGAAACCATCCTGGTGGAGGAG GAGCGAGCCAAAGCAGAGAGTGTGAATAAGCAGCTACGGCAGCAGCTCTCAGATTACAGAGTGCCTCCAGTGGTGAAGTATGTCAATCAGAAGATGGCCATCTATGACCTGGAAAACAATATTAAGATCTGGGAGAGGAAGGTGGAGATCGCCGAG ATGTCCTTGCAGAGCTACCGCAGAGCTTGGAACAAGGTCAAGATGGTCAGTAACCAGCTACAGCTTTGTCTCCCCCTGTAA